One Rhizobiales bacterium GAS188 DNA window includes the following coding sequences:
- a CDS encoding transposase, IS4 family, which yields MAWTETTRAHYRRDALRYASDLTDAEWTLIEPFLPTASKVGRPRKTDLRSVVEAILYMASTGCQWRAIPKDFPPYSTVQGYFYAWSHKGLLAHINHMLVMALREMVGREASPTAGVIDSQSVKTAECGGPRGFDAGKKLKGRKRHIVTDTEGHLVGVQVHPADIQDRDGTPDLLASIRSLYPWLRHVFADGGYAGDKLRDAMTTLGQWTFEIIKRSDTAKGFELLPRRWVVERTFAWLGRCRRLAKDFEASIESAVAWILIAHIRRLTRRLGRA from the coding sequence ATGGCTTGGACTGAAACCACCCGCGCGCACTATCGGCGCGATGCGTTGCGCTACGCAAGCGATCTTACCGACGCGGAATGGACGTTGATCGAGCCGTTTCTGCCGACGGCTTCGAAGGTTGGGCGGCCGAGAAAGACGGACTTGCGCTCGGTGGTGGAGGCGATCCTTTATATGGCGTCGACCGGCTGCCAATGGCGCGCGATCCCCAAGGATTTTCCGCCCTACTCGACAGTGCAAGGCTACTTCTACGCTTGGTCGCACAAGGGTTTGTTGGCGCACATCAACCACATGCTGGTCATGGCCCTGCGCGAGATGGTCGGGCGAGAGGCCAGCCCCACGGCGGGCGTCATCGATAGCCAGTCGGTGAAGACCGCCGAATGCGGCGGCCCCAGAGGCTTCGATGCGGGCAAGAAGCTCAAAGGCCGCAAACGCCATATCGTCACCGACACCGAGGGCCATCTGGTCGGCGTGCAGGTTCACCCCGCCGATATCCAAGACCGCGACGGCACACCGGACCTGCTGGCGTCGATCCGCTCGCTCTATCCGTGGCTGCGCCATGTCTTCGCCGACGGCGGCTATGCCGGAGACAAGCTGCGCGACGCCATGACCACGCTCGGCCAATGGACTTTCGAGATCATCAAACGCTCCGACACCGCCAAGGGGTTCGAACTCCTGCCGCGTCGATGGGTAGTCGAACGAACCTTCGCTTGGCTCGGCCGATGCCGGCGGCTCGCGAAGGACTTCGAAGCCAGCATCGAGAGCGCCGTCGCTTGGATCCTCATCGCCCACATCCGCCGCCTTACAAGAAGGCTGGGGAGAGCGTGA